The Flavobacterium commune genome contains the following window.
TTAACTGTTACTTTTTCTAATAAAGAATAGAGTCTTGGAAAGTACTTTTTAATTCTGTAGCGAAACGGATAATTCCACTTTAATTTCCAGCCATTGAATTGTTGAACCCAGTTTATTTTTTCTACAAATCCTGCCCCATCGGTAATGTCAAACCAATACACCTCATAACCGCTTTCTTTCAATTGGTTCGCCCATTGAAAAAAGTGATGATTGGGGATGGCGACTAGGAGGATTTTCATTTTTCTTTTATTTGGGTAAAACTTTTAAAAACAGAATAAAAATAGAATTTAATGAAACTCCTTTTAGATTTACTAGTTTTTAAAATTCTTAAAAATTCAACAAATGCTTTTAGATAGTTTTTTTCCCTATTAAAACTGGTCATTAAATCTTTTCTTTTATTGCTAATGCTTTTTGAAATTATTCCTTTTTTATGTTCAAAATCTTTATCCTGATATATATTTTCTAAAACATTAATAAGTATTTGAATAAAACTACTATTCTTTTTCATGTAGCCAAATGAAATACCTATTCCCATTCTATAAACAGCTGTTACTTCATTAATAAAATGAATTTTACCTCCGTCTTTTATCGTCCATAAATAAGTTTGCCAATCACCGAAGGGAAATTGGGCAAACCATACTGGTAAACAATTCTCTATTGATTGTATGTTTCTAAATAGACAACTCACAGAGTATATATAATTATTAAAAACTAAATCATCAAAATCTACTATTTCCTTATTTGGATGGTAATGATACTCCTTTATACTACCATCTTCATAAAGTCTATTAACAGCAGTATGCACTATCGAATAATCCGGATTATTTTCTAAAAAATCAACTTGCTTTTGAAGTTTATATTCATCAATCCAATAATCATCTCCATCACAAATGGCAATGTATTTCCCATCACATTCCTTGATGGTTCTCATGTAATTAGCAATCAAGCCGATATTTTTTTCTAAAGGAGCTAATAATTTTATTTTTTCAGGAAATTGCTGGGCATAGCTTTCACAAATATTTCGAGTAGTA
Protein-coding sequences here:
- a CDS encoding glycosyltransferase, which produces MKQYIVSVFMLTYNQEQFIAQTIKSILMQKTNFAYQLVIGEDGSTDTTRNICESYAQQFPEKIKLLAPLEKNIGLIANYMRTIKECDGKYIAICDGDDYWIDEYKLQKQVDFLENNPDYSIVHTAVNRLYEDGSIKEYHYHPNKEIVDFDDLVFNNYIYSVSCLFRNIQSIENCLPVWFAQFPFGDWQTYLWTIKDGGKIHFINEVTAVYRMGIGISFGYMKKNSSFIQILINVLENIYQDKDFEHKKGIISKSISNKRKDLMTSFNREKNYLKAFVEFLRILKTSKSKRSFIKFYFYSVFKSFTQIKEK